The Acropora muricata isolate sample 2 chromosome 5, ASM3666990v1, whole genome shotgun sequence genome includes a window with the following:
- the LOC136916756 gene encoding uncharacterized protein isoform X1, with protein MDLVEGKVWCRKGKKWKTRWAVLRRVNPATDVLNLVLYSKDSTAGARHKEKALVSLKGFSGLQVLNKLDKHFNVIVIITTDDVIPLSFETIDQRADWLGQLQGHYGKEKSFSGIVPHKQKIKSGEAVLRFYPSFFSLTKKDSHRLIGHWKFTSLPKYGAVEGGFAFQAVPDNPNGDKSLVFFFATRSGKEIHALFDSVCRAGEVGIRQDSHSAEPCQPGPSADESHTQPSFLKRAWLRMSKKRIKGKAERPRSQSMPSTTRRPKKSEPVSPPSKIDERSFRRNDSVPTYLGRTSNTDDVFEQEPAKSPVPGYENIMGVTPQGYEVMIPDSTDGRRATHSGAFSPTRKGSAEQGVGTIKEDGRNPGDAEGYVVVEGRDEELVEILIKESSGKGKKEIEESENGRVKSSSSTTERQDEGNVIPEENESETQEKTSETEKPDLANDEVKCEIIVTPSDAGDSKAKNEEECSVVNGHKDNIEPMTEQKPQTMSSRRPTENPDYVNGGITSPKRVANGTVSNVSSRRGLKTPPMLNLSPSSTVGSAEHLYVNSPKTVEYVNVQGGRPGAFRPRNKSSTSKLNPYAMYDGNDDSIYHSVESLMPSHPGYLNVRADDPSRSHSFENIAGHSYANVAGRQPSYQNIGHVDRSYVNMMSLPYQGNLNYVRIEGVDSPQASSPLSVNTSPKSSDYTWIDERKTKLLQDTAKLHSERRQENLPRVMKK; from the exons ATGGATTTAGTTGAGGGAAAAGTATGGtgcagaaaaggaaaaaag tgGAAGACGCGCTGGGCTGTCTTGCGTCGAGTGAATCCTGCTACAG ATGTTTTGAATCTAGTCTTGTACTCAAAGGATTCAACTGCTGGAGCTCGGCACAAGGAGAAGGCGCTTGTATCTCTTAAAGGCTTCAGTGGATTGCAAGTACTAAACAAGTTGGACAAGCACTTCAATGTCATTGTCATTATTACAACAGACGATGTTATTCCCTTGAGCTTTGAAACAATTGATCAGAGGGCAGACTGGCTGGGGCAACTGCAAGGTCATTATGGGAAAG AGAAGTCATTTTCAGGCATTGTGCCACATAAACAAAAGATCAAGTCTGGCGAAGCCGTGCTACGGTTCTATCCTTCGTTCTTCTCACTGACGAAAAAGGACAGCCACCGTCTGATTGGTCACtggaagttcacgtctttgcCTAAATATGGCGCGGTTGAGGGCGGATTTGCATTCCAGGCTGTACCTGACAATCCTAATGGAGACAAatctcttgttttcttctttgctaCTCGCTCAGGGAAAGAAATTCACGCCTTATTTGACAGCGTTTGTCGAGCTGGTGAAGTTGGTATACGGCAAGATTCTCATTCCG CAGAACCTTGTCAGCCGGGTCCCAGTGCAGACGAATCGCACACTCAACCAAGCTTTTTAAAGCGAGCCTGGCTTCGTATGAGCAAGAAACGCATTAAGGGGAAAGCAGAGAGGCCCCGTAGTCAAAGCATGCCATCCACAACTCGCAGACCGAAGAAGTCGGAACCGGTATCCCCACCGTCTAAAATAGATGAACGTTCTTTTCGAAGAAACGATTCTGTGCCTACCTACCTGGGAAGAACCAGTAATACTGACGATGTCTTTGAACAAGAACCTGCAAAAAGCCCAGTGCCCGGATACGAAAACATCATGGGGGTCACCCCCCAGGGATACGAAGTGATGATACCGGACTCGACTGATGGCCGAAGGGCGACACATAGCGGGGCATTTAGTCCCACTAGGAAAGGATCCGCAGAACAAGGAGTGGGGACTATAAAGGAAGACGGAAGGAACCCGGGTGATGCAGAGGGTTATGTTGTCGTGGAAGGTAGAGACGAAGAACTTGTTGAAATATTAATAAAGGAATCTTCTGGTAAGGGAAAAAAGGAAATAGAAGAGTCGGAGAATGGCAGAGTTAAGTCTTCGTCTTCCACGACCGAAAGGCAAGATGAAGGCAATGTGATCCCAGAGGAAAATGAAAGCGAAACGCAGGAAAAAACATCAGAAACCGAAAAGCCAGATTTGGCCAACGATGAAGTAAAATGTGAAATAATTGTTACCCCATCGGATGCAGGTGATTCGAAAGCCAAAAATGAGGAGGAGTGCAGTGTTGTAAACGGGCATAAAGACAATATTGAGCCTATGACAGAACAGAAGCCGCAAACTATGAGCAGCAGAAGACCTACAGAGAACCCAGACTATGTTAACGGTGGCATCACCTCTCCAAAACGCGTTGCCAACGGAACGGTGTCTAACGTTTCATCTCGTCGGGGTTTGAAAACACCACCAATGCTTAATCTGTCGCCCTCGTCAACTGTTGGAAGTGCCGAACATCTTTACGTGAATTCTCCAAAAACGGTGGAATATGTGAATGTTCAGGGAGGGAGGCCTGGGGCTTTTCGTCCCCGCAACAAATCAAGCACGTCGAAATTGAACCCGTATGCAATGTATGACGGGAACGATGATTCGATCTACCACAGTGTGGAGTCACTGATGCCTTCGCATCCGGGATATTTAAACGTTCGCGCTGACGACCCTTCACGAAGCCACAGTTTTGAGAACATCGCTGGCCATTCTTACGCGAATGTAGCTGGCAGACAGCCTTCGTATCAAAACATAGGACACGTTGATCGGTCTTACGTGAACATGATGTCATTGCCCTATCAAGGAAATCTGAACTACGTAAGGATTGAAGGAGTTGATTCGCCGCAAGCGAGTAGTCCTTTGTCCGTGAACACTTCCCCAAAATCCAGCGACTACACCTGGATCGACGAGAGGAAGACCAAATTATTGCAAGACACAGCCAAACTGCATAGCGAGCGACGACAGGAAAATTTGCCACGAGTAATGAAGAAATAG
- the LOC136916756 gene encoding uncharacterized protein isoform X2, translating to MDLVEGKVWCRKGKKWKTRWAVLRRVNPATDVLNLVLYSKDSTAGARHKEKALVSLKGFSGLQVLNKLDKHFNVIVIITTDDVIPLSFETIDQRADWLGQLQGHYGKEKSFSGIVPHKQKIKSGEAVLRFYPSFFSLTKKDSHRLIGHWKFTSLPKYGAVEGGFAFQAVPDNPNGDKSLVFFFATRSGKEIHALFDSVCRAGEVGIRQDSHSEPCQPGPSADESHTQPSFLKRAWLRMSKKRIKGKAERPRSQSMPSTTRRPKKSEPVSPPSKIDERSFRRNDSVPTYLGRTSNTDDVFEQEPAKSPVPGYENIMGVTPQGYEVMIPDSTDGRRATHSGAFSPTRKGSAEQGVGTIKEDGRNPGDAEGYVVVEGRDEELVEILIKESSGKGKKEIEESENGRVKSSSSTTERQDEGNVIPEENESETQEKTSETEKPDLANDEVKCEIIVTPSDAGDSKAKNEEECSVVNGHKDNIEPMTEQKPQTMSSRRPTENPDYVNGGITSPKRVANGTVSNVSSRRGLKTPPMLNLSPSSTVGSAEHLYVNSPKTVEYVNVQGGRPGAFRPRNKSSTSKLNPYAMYDGNDDSIYHSVESLMPSHPGYLNVRADDPSRSHSFENIAGHSYANVAGRQPSYQNIGHVDRSYVNMMSLPYQGNLNYVRIEGVDSPQASSPLSVNTSPKSSDYTWIDERKTKLLQDTAKLHSERRQENLPRVMKK from the exons ATGGATTTAGTTGAGGGAAAAGTATGGtgcagaaaaggaaaaaag tgGAAGACGCGCTGGGCTGTCTTGCGTCGAGTGAATCCTGCTACAG ATGTTTTGAATCTAGTCTTGTACTCAAAGGATTCAACTGCTGGAGCTCGGCACAAGGAGAAGGCGCTTGTATCTCTTAAAGGCTTCAGTGGATTGCAAGTACTAAACAAGTTGGACAAGCACTTCAATGTCATTGTCATTATTACAACAGACGATGTTATTCCCTTGAGCTTTGAAACAATTGATCAGAGGGCAGACTGGCTGGGGCAACTGCAAGGTCATTATGGGAAAG AGAAGTCATTTTCAGGCATTGTGCCACATAAACAAAAGATCAAGTCTGGCGAAGCCGTGCTACGGTTCTATCCTTCGTTCTTCTCACTGACGAAAAAGGACAGCCACCGTCTGATTGGTCACtggaagttcacgtctttgcCTAAATATGGCGCGGTTGAGGGCGGATTTGCATTCCAGGCTGTACCTGACAATCCTAATGGAGACAAatctcttgttttcttctttgctaCTCGCTCAGGGAAAGAAATTCACGCCTTATTTGACAGCGTTTGTCGAGCTGGTGAAGTTGGTATACGGCAAGATTCTCATTCCG AACCTTGTCAGCCGGGTCCCAGTGCAGACGAATCGCACACTCAACCAAGCTTTTTAAAGCGAGCCTGGCTTCGTATGAGCAAGAAACGCATTAAGGGGAAAGCAGAGAGGCCCCGTAGTCAAAGCATGCCATCCACAACTCGCAGACCGAAGAAGTCGGAACCGGTATCCCCACCGTCTAAAATAGATGAACGTTCTTTTCGAAGAAACGATTCTGTGCCTACCTACCTGGGAAGAACCAGTAATACTGACGATGTCTTTGAACAAGAACCTGCAAAAAGCCCAGTGCCCGGATACGAAAACATCATGGGGGTCACCCCCCAGGGATACGAAGTGATGATACCGGACTCGACTGATGGCCGAAGGGCGACACATAGCGGGGCATTTAGTCCCACTAGGAAAGGATCCGCAGAACAAGGAGTGGGGACTATAAAGGAAGACGGAAGGAACCCGGGTGATGCAGAGGGTTATGTTGTCGTGGAAGGTAGAGACGAAGAACTTGTTGAAATATTAATAAAGGAATCTTCTGGTAAGGGAAAAAAGGAAATAGAAGAGTCGGAGAATGGCAGAGTTAAGTCTTCGTCTTCCACGACCGAAAGGCAAGATGAAGGCAATGTGATCCCAGAGGAAAATGAAAGCGAAACGCAGGAAAAAACATCAGAAACCGAAAAGCCAGATTTGGCCAACGATGAAGTAAAATGTGAAATAATTGTTACCCCATCGGATGCAGGTGATTCGAAAGCCAAAAATGAGGAGGAGTGCAGTGTTGTAAACGGGCATAAAGACAATATTGAGCCTATGACAGAACAGAAGCCGCAAACTATGAGCAGCAGAAGACCTACAGAGAACCCAGACTATGTTAACGGTGGCATCACCTCTCCAAAACGCGTTGCCAACGGAACGGTGTCTAACGTTTCATCTCGTCGGGGTTTGAAAACACCACCAATGCTTAATCTGTCGCCCTCGTCAACTGTTGGAAGTGCCGAACATCTTTACGTGAATTCTCCAAAAACGGTGGAATATGTGAATGTTCAGGGAGGGAGGCCTGGGGCTTTTCGTCCCCGCAACAAATCAAGCACGTCGAAATTGAACCCGTATGCAATGTATGACGGGAACGATGATTCGATCTACCACAGTGTGGAGTCACTGATGCCTTCGCATCCGGGATATTTAAACGTTCGCGCTGACGACCCTTCACGAAGCCACAGTTTTGAGAACATCGCTGGCCATTCTTACGCGAATGTAGCTGGCAGACAGCCTTCGTATCAAAACATAGGACACGTTGATCGGTCTTACGTGAACATGATGTCATTGCCCTATCAAGGAAATCTGAACTACGTAAGGATTGAAGGAGTTGATTCGCCGCAAGCGAGTAGTCCTTTGTCCGTGAACACTTCCCCAAAATCCAGCGACTACACCTGGATCGACGAGAGGAAGACCAAATTATTGCAAGACACAGCCAAACTGCATAGCGAGCGACGACAGGAAAATTTGCCACGAGTAATGAAGAAATAG